The genomic interval TCATTAGTTAGTTTATCAAGTGTGGATCAAAGTGCTTCGTCACACTTTAATCCGTATATGATAGTCTATGTATTGTTACAATATTTTAGTTTGTCTCATTCTACTTTTATTTAATTCTTAATTCATCTTAATAATTGAATTTCATCACAAATAAAGATGATTAATTAATAACTATAGATTTTGAGCTAGTTCCAATTTTAATAAAATAAAGCCCTGCAGGAAAGCCCGAAACATTAATCTGACATAGAGACCTAGATGCTATTGATTTTTCATAAAGACGATCGCCTAGAATATTAAATATTTCAATAATTTCAGATGTATTTGTAATGTCATTTATTTTGATGTTAATAATTTCTGAAGTTGGATTTGGATAAACAACAAAATCATTTAACAATGCGTTTCCAATATTCACCATATCTACACCTAGTTTTTCTCCAACAATTACACTCGTAAATTCTTGATCATCTTCTACTGTTCCATCTATTTTAGTAACGTAAACTTTCCAAACATATTCACCATCATCAAGAGAAGACGGTACTAGTACCGTTGCCGTTTTTGTACCTTTTCCAGCTTCAACCGTTGCTTTGGTAGATGACTCAACTTTGCCTGTACTATTGTTTAATAATTGAAAATATATATCTGCATTTTTATCAGCCTGATAATTTATTGATAAGTTGACATTATCATCTTTGTTAACAGTAGGAGGAGCAACTAGCGATAGTAAATTGAATCTATCTGAAATGGTTCCTGGATTAGGATTCCAAACTGATGTGGTACAATCTTCATAATCATCACCGCTTTCATTCACGATTGTAGGAACAAAATCCATGTAACCCGAATGTCTAACATCCCAGATTTTGACCTGGTAAGTACCTTTACTTGCCAAAGGAGCCAAATCCCCAATAGGTGCAACCGAAGGTGCAGGATAAGTTCTATCTATACTTCGGTATGGCCCAATAAGGCTCCTAAGTTCGCAAGGGATATATCTTAGAACCTGCGATCTTACTGTTGCATTATCACCATAAGTGGCATTGATATTGGCAATAACAGAATTTTCATCGAAACTTCCAGGAGTATGACCTTTAGTAGCCTGGGCTGATGTAGCGTAGCCATTTTCAGTTTTAACAGCCCATTCGCAAGCGACAGTGGTAATATTTCGTATATCAACAACTCCTTGCTTCATAGTATGTGGACTTAAAAATACAGCACTTTGTCCATTAT from Flavobacterium ovatum carries:
- a CDS encoding T9SS type A sorting domain-containing protein codes for the protein MKLTTINQLLSFLAIALLFSTSETFAQNESDFYIPFTGGITKNLKTDFGVDNLFSTDDSQALRDAIDAVAAVGGGNIYIPEGNYTFQGIGNLKSNINIIIDAGVVIRPLGGPTKFSMFLIGNDEPLVENWSITGVGGRFTIDLTQTENPEVFVFTVNNVKNFKLSDFNILDKKTEYSNIAIGPAKYKGTWCFPENGVVENCDANDCDYGYGLMQMQAGKHIYFNNISSTGGIPLRLESGWNAIQGTIARIDDIYARNVRCYNGQSAVFLSPHTMKQGVVDIRNITTVACEWAVKTENGYATSAQATKGHTPGSFDENSVIANINATYGDNATVRSQVLRYIPCELRSLIGPYRSIDRTYPAPSVAPIGDLAPLASKGTYQVKIWDVRHSGYMDFVPTIVNESGDDYEDCTTSVWNPNPGTISDRFNLLSLVAPPTVNKDDNVNLSINYQADKNADIYFQLLNNSTGKVESSTKATVEAGKGTKTATVLVPSSLDDGEYVWKVYVTKIDGTVEDDQEFTSVIVGEKLGVDMVNIGNALLNDFVVYPNPTSEIINIKINDITNTSEIIEIFNILGDRLYEKSIASRSLCQINVSGFPAGLYFIKIGTSSKSIVIN